ggggagaggacgactggtcctgctcgcgccgcgatcctcactgaggacgtcacaggatgacagccctgctgtcaacagtgagccctcaggatgaggcagcggtctgtccacaacatcaatgaaaaatttcgctttcaatttgaaatagaaactgtcaaaagaaaaccttacaagcgtcttcagcactggactgttcccaaatagccagaattgcttaagcagctcattttggcacgctaaagatcgctgctctaattcgccttttgcagtagataaacagcatcaaagttctatgtgggtctttcaaacagcgcctaagcagcttccttatgccacgatgccagggattattttctttgtgttttactttcaagcaagcgtcatcgatgaaataaacaacaagatttgtttcgtttaaacacatatgtatatttttaaatcttttgtactgatgtattacacaaaattttacacaatttactgataattcacaatcacttcactcaatattcattcttcaattaacgaatctaacttgtgcagcagcaatgagattattgtcggcgtccgtctttgacactttgacaagagccatctcgtaccgatgtcatgcattaaaaagttatacagttccaccaagttcggtacgctttcttaacaagccttcaagttccaccatgaaccctacacatagtgctaatcagccgcaaagttccaaaaagtaccatgtgcctgttaaaaagctccatagttccgcaaagtaccgtctatctcttaatcagccacaaagtacgacatcggaacgatttttcgttaaacagccctaaatcagctataaagtacgagctggctatttgggttgtagtgttcccagatatgaacgtgagattcgatagcacgacaACTGAAATGTTATACAAGGGTAACCCGGCCGAGGAAACCTTGCgtcgtgtattttcggccttatATTACATACACTGTCATGTTGTACAAAGAAAgcttataatttaaaaatgtgctgattgattttttatttttccacacgcacacccgcaCGCCCGCAGgagcgattaccgctgcctaaACGGCGTTCCACTGTAGTTTCTCACGCGACTTTCACAAACACAATAGTTCCACGATTGTGAAGAGATGGTGCTTTGCGTTGTGTACCCGCGATCTGTGCATGAATAAACGTCAACTATcggaaaataacaataaaccaGCAACACAACGTGCACCGGCTGCAATATACCTGTTATTTAATAACTTTACAGCTTAAACTGAGCGAGATGTTTTCAATTGTAATTCGCGGACTGCGATCTACGTTTCCACGGCAATCTTTGGTTATTAATACTTCGGTAAGTACACCAATCATGTTTCGAATAAAGGTCGGAACAGACGTAATTTGTGGACAATGTGTTACATTACATTCGCAGTCCCATTTTCATCGTTCGATTGTTTATAAGGCCGAAGATGTGGAAAGAGTTCAAAAGGCTAAAATAAGTAAAGCAATGAAGGCTTATTTAGAACGAGCCAAAGAATATGAAAGTTGTATGGAAACTGCACGACTAGAGTACAAGCTTGGTAAAAGACATCTGGCAAACATGATGGGAGCAGACGTGGAAACCTTTACCCAACAAGACATCGACCAGGCGGTGCAATATTTGTTTCCGTCTGGCCTGTATGATCCGGCAGCACGGCCGACAATGAAACCTCCGGAAGAATTTATTCCTAGAAAAAAGGGCGCTGAATTCGATGAAGCTGGTCGACCATTCCATCCTTTATTTTACACGGGGCGTCCGAACTTCTTTCAATTGCTGTTTGTAAGTATTCATACGGCCACTATAATGGATTTCGTAAAACAATGCAATGGTGTTGATGCATATTTTCTAGGAAGTGGttgaaaatattaacaaaatgaACGCACTAGAGGATTCAACACGATTGAAAGGCAAATCTTTGGATTCAGTGGGAAAGAAAATGTAAGTAAAAAAGCAATTGTTTGAAAACAAGTGAGTAAATGAGTAAATATAATACAAGCTTCTTTTATATCTCAGAGACACCACCGGATCTGAATGGTTGCCAAAAGAATTGCTGGAAAAGAAAATTGTGGAAACAATTTCCGACATTGAATACGACAATTTCATCAGTGCAATGAATCGCCTCGAAGCTCATCCACTGTCTGATCGTGTGAAagattttgtgtttgaatatAGAAAACCACTAATTTCGAAACTCGACAACGATACCATCCCTGTACCGCAACAAGACGAAGATGGGCGGCAGTGTGTAACAATATAtggtatatatttattttcagtTTCCGTTTGTTCAAATGGATAGCTAATTCAAGTAATACACACATTCCATTCCTGTAGAATGCTTGCGTAAAACAGCACGCGGGGATGTGACGCTTAAATTTCCAGGAACTGGGAAAATTGAAGTAAACGGACAAGACCTTCGCAGTGTAGGAAATACACAACAACGCGAACAGGTAagtggtgttttattttaaattaattacagtagatgaccgctaactgagaggtaaACAAGCTCCAATTAACGAACgatgttcgctaactggagtgacgtttctaaggattgattgttttgattggcgttgactggaataaacataccaaactttttttttttcatttatgttgatataaagtatagtaattcgtataataacataaattaatgGCAAACGTCGGCAAAAGAccctaaatttgtttgaaaaatgcacatttgcgacaaatttctcttcatgagattccggatgtttcgTGTTTAGACGTTAaagtgttcgttaactgagaatcactccagttagcaaacctccagttaaaacacatccagttagcggtcacctactgtaatAATTTGCAGGATGGTCAAACGCAGAATACGCAAGAAATGTTGAGCAAAGcattttactttttgttaGCCGCGAGCAATGAAAAATAGTCATTCTTTAcagcaggtatgtcaaactggcggcccgcgggccgcatgcggccctcgtcaatgctgaatgcggcccgcgagaatattttgagaattgctaaaatcactccaaaccaaaaaactgttattactatttgtcgaagtgtatttaattttccagagaagaacaatcaattagatggtatatttttcgaatcaaacatgaatgtacccataacatctcataaacttattctacacaatcgtacagaacaatcgagacccttaagaaacattgaattgaatgcaaactcagtcggtattatgtttcgattgaattctgaatattagcatagtattgtgcacactcgattgcacattctatgtggaaaaatagatttgcgaCTACCTTCTACCAACGAAAAagtaatgaaaataacttgatacacacacttggaaactTCGCAAAAACTAATGATGGATTGTCAGAATCGCATCTTCggctcaaaaccattttcGATCTTAGCAACTTCGAATCCGCATCTAAAGCAACTTCGAATCCGCATCTAAAGCAACTTCGAATccggccaaatcaaaccaacagttccgttcggtgccgtccgaagcctatagagccgtttaaagccattcggaaccgttggagtcatcggttgtcgcagGGAGCGGCTAATCTACAGTGAGAAATGGATCCGGTCGGTCCCACCGAATTTGACCATCTCAATACCCCCGAGTGCCAAGTAAAGGATTCATTCGGCTCCGAATTTCTCCGATTTGCACGGCTCCAACCTTATAATGTTACATCATTGATGTTTGATTggagccacttctgtttttttgtcataatcatgccaccatcaattataataaaaatgattgtagccaagttggaattTTGTATACCCCACATTTTGCAagacgaattaatgtacttttgaacctccccaaaaatctaaaccaaaatgatgtgattacgcttaagcctAAAGTATTTAGAtgaagaatttaaataatcgaaatgccgaagtcgTGCGATACATAGCTAATTAATAGATTGGGAAATATGGGTTCTTGTAATAAGAAATGCCACCATATACCACCATATACCCCTTcgaacttggaaattagcgaaaaataatgtttaaacaggttttttttacaattttcctCTTGATCTATCAAAAAATTGCATGCAAATATTTTCGTTATTCATCCTGCGGTGGATAGCTCGGAtggcttgaaaaagattcgcaaCAGGCTGATGGCTTCCCCTACcttagtgaaaaagtgtggttgagtgatattttctaacagaagtGCCGTGTTAGAACGCAACTAATGAGAAatttcctattttaataataaggatgaAAACTAcgcatgtgactttaaaagtacattaaacattttttttaaataaaaaagtgcacaataaaaaaaacatagcgaatttaatataataataagaaactattccagatttgaagcgaggagtacaaaaagtctatttgtttaacaataatgattttaaacagtattttatatgaatattttagtatTGAGTattgaggtatattttttattctcaactttgcggcccaCGAAtaactgaaaatctgtacttgcggccctcttatgaattgagtttgacacagctgctttacagggttttccaggggttctcatagttgtgggacacttccttgactctttcttatgcgaaatgaacttcatatgatggaaattggactctatggcaccttttttggacagctcttattggaaattcctattggatttgtccaacaagggtgctatagagtccaattcaccttacattaagttcatttcacgtaagaagcagtcaataaagtgtcccacagctatgagaactcctggaaaaccctgtatatcgTACATAGATACAGTAagtgttcgctaactggatgcTTTTTAACTGGATGTACGCTAACTGGGATGGATCCCAGTTAAAAATcacttaaacgtcaaacgcaTAACATCGGGCATCCTACGCATgcgaatggaaaaagaaaaaccatggaaatggtttttatttgattgcaTTGATGGttataattttcatttcagttAACGAACATTGTCCCCGAACTGGAAAGTAAAACTATCCCAGTTAGAGAGCGGTACTTGTTCCGACGCAATGCGTTGCGGTTTTcccaaaatgtatgggatttgacagaccTATGCGTTAACAACGCATGACGCAGCGTCAAAGTAGAAAATTTTCTATTTCGACGCACGTCGTGATGCGTCTGTCAAAATGGTttaaccaccgacaaaccgacatgacactggcgttacaaaagtgtcccacacgaaagtactgtcatttaccagtgaggcgaacacttctgtcaaagtaagctctgttccctgctgcttcgatgtaaacaacttttctaaatacaaatggcgaaggaagtgtgaggcaagattttgtgagaattattggacaaaacacccaggaaaatcattttataagtttccaaatcaatgcaaaagatgtgagaagtacataaaacaatacgcattggaatttgcgaagaaaaacaaaaagggggtttagcagtttcttctctgtgtcagtgtagtaagcgaatcattatagagatggcgctagtgtttaacgtattttcatttgaaataaggagacaacttttgaagctcattttgttcgaagtgtcacgtcggtttgtcggtggtttaACCCTATCGAGTGAAAATCGATACACAGTGGAGGGCCGTTTATCCTgctgtccgtttatccgtgctgttgaaaaatgacagttcaatacaatggtgacattgcgttatgaggaatatatttgaaaaagcgGTTAAAAGAGCACattttcataacaaaaaaacactatatttcaagcaaatttcaaatattcttatGGGAAAAAACATGGAGGTTattaaaactttaaaactttaaaactTTTATCAAGAAATGAGCtaattttccaaaaattaattggaattggtgataaaatatatcatttgactcattatccgtgtttttcgcatatccgggcgaggtcaaGTCCCGAGAAACCCGGATGAACGGCGCTCTACTGTATTTTCATGTTAAATTGTTTCGAGCGCAGTTTTGCGTGTAACTGGACtactaaataattttataaacaaataaacaaaagcgaCTTCCTCTTTCTGTCTCCGACTGACCCTGGTTATATTGATATACAGTTCGAACTCACTGGGTGAACTTCGATTacctgccaactattgaatatgtgctttttagttgcctcgttttttgatgaaaaaattTTCTGAAATTTCTCTCGGCaagccatgagatttttgtaaacttttcaaaaaccgggtctcgcatacaaacgcatgctttttatttgaattgtaagccaactatcgagcgttAAACTAAAAatcgtgccaactaaaaagcgttcaactattgaattaaGACTGTACTTTTTTGGAACCTTGCAGAAACAGTATTTGGCTGATTAAGGCCATAGAGCGCTTGACCTAGGTTATATAATATGCTGATGACTACCCAAAATAGTCGATGGGCCAATAATATCTGATATTAAATGATTTTGCATCATATAAGCTACTATTGGAAAATTACGAGGTTACAATTTTGCTATGAAATGAAGACTGTCCGACTTTCAGTGAACCGCAtacattttatacattttatcaCATTTATGAATGGTGTTCCGAGATTTTAAAAGATATCGGTCTGATTTTTTGCATGTGCATAGTTAAAGAGTTTCTTCAAAGACGTATGAAGAAAGTTTTCCGATAAGTGCTCTAGGGAACTGTCCATGGTGCTGCAAAGGCAgataaaaggtaaaaaaaaatgaggtGTCCGACTTTAGGTGGACGCCACTGTACGTGTCCTGCGTTAGGTGACCGCCACTGTGAGTCCGAATGTATAAAAATATCgtggcaatatttttacaaaaaagttACTGCAACAAATAACCTTCTTTAAGGTGTAGCGGGTCATGCCGGCCTACATAGGGTTTCGAGACTTATTAAGAACCAGGAAGCCagatacagtaggtgaccgctaactgagaggtaaacaagctccagttaacgaacaatgttcgctaactggagtgacgtttctgtggattgattgttttgattggcgttggctggaataaacataccaaacttttttttcatttatgttgatataaagtatagtaattcgtgtaataacataaattaatagcaaacgtaggcaaaagaccctaaatttgtatgaaaaatgcacatttgcgacaaatttctcttcatgagattccggatgtttcatgttttgacgtttaagtgttcgttaactgagagtaactccagttagcgaacctccagttaaaaagcactccagttaaaacacatccagttagcggtcacctactgtagtATATATTTGCTTAGAGCTACGGTTCATAcgaggcttgaacctatgacgggcatgttactAAGTCGTCCGAGTTAACAATAATACTGCGGGACATCTTTCTCtttaggttatgggcccagtaTCGTCCTAGTGTGAGTTCAAAGTAGCGAAGATTATTTTCGAAGTCCTTGAAAAAGTTGTGAATTTCTTGAAAACTGTTTTTTGAATTCCTAGAAAAATTTTCCCGAAAAAGACGTACGATCTGTGGAAGTTTCGTGTTAAAACTCAGATGTCAGATTTGAAGGAGATGTTGAAAGGCGATGAGCCAACGGATGCAACGCAGCAAGCAGTTTTTAGAGAAAAGGACGAAAAAGCTAAGGCGCTGCTAGTTACGTTCATCGCTGATTCACATCTGGAATACGTGCGTGACAAGGTAACTTcttaccgcaggactccacacagcataacacggagcgcaacataacaactgacagctgccaaacgcttcagaaaacgcttcTTTGCTGGTAACATATTGTGAATATCCTTAGTAGGCAGCTCACTGCTCGTACAAAAGCTACCAACCTACTGCGAAGACCGACAGTTAATGAAACGCTTTACCTCCTTTCCCAAGCGTTTTGGGAAGCGTtcggcagctgtcagttgttatgttgcgctccgtgttatgctgtgtggagtcctgcggctAGGAAATGTGGACACCCTAGAGTCTTCTCACATTTGCGAAGAAAGGATTCGCGTGTCAAAACTACGTGCGAAGATCGCTTGCAGTGTTGAAGATGTCGGAAGGAATGCTACTTATGGATCATTTTCGAGTGTTTGATCAGTTAATTCGCCAGTTAAAAGAGGCTGGAGCAACTGTATCAGAAACGGACATGATAAGTCAGCTGTTCATGTCATTGCCGTATTCATATGATGCATTGGAAAACATCGAGGAAAACCACTTGAAGTTGGACATAGTGAAGGCACGGTTATTGGCTGAGGAACAAAAGCGATCCGGAAGAGAAAATGGCGTTAGTGTGGATTCTGGAGCAGCGTTTGCAGCAAAGTCCACAAAATAAAAAGTCATGTTTCAAGGAAAATGTTTTTTGTGCGGCCATTTAGGGCACAAGAAATTTGCATGTTCTAAGAACAGAAGCAAGCTTGATAAAGCTCAGGTTGCAACTGTACGACAGAGAGTTGCACGACAGAGAGGTTGTTTTGAtcaaggtgtgtttatttagaaggtgaattattagcgTGTTTACCGGGCACATGAAAATGTGTTGACGCTATCGCTGGAACATGTGTTGGtgaaaaatttcacaaaaaaaaaatccatcggCGAAGAAGGAAACAGCtttcaaacgtaaacaaacagtttgCTATGTCCTACCTTTCAGAAATCCAATGGTAGTGGCAcacgattcgatcgtagtggaaCGCAATTCAACCATGGTtgcacgcattcgatcgtagtggcatgcgATTCGAAGCAGGCGGTTTGCGATTCGATGCAAACGGCACGAGATTCGAACGAAGCTGGAAACAGGTGTATTTTTGGGAACCCTGCGCGTGGGGATAACATTGGTTTAAGGGTTTTTAGTGATTTCTAAACGGTAAAAATAAGTGTTAAGGTGTATACGTTCACCGCGcagctacatgaggtgaaatatacagcgaaatgaactatttgacaggtgaaatatctgacagatTCAGCTAAAGGGTCGGGGGTaacacaacatccgctttcaaaattcacttaaaaataatatctccttaagcagaacattcactaattggaagaaattatgaactGTTGGCTAAAAATTGACGAAGTACTGGATATTGAAGTTATTCAATGGATTTagttacgattttgtgcacgttatttgtttacattgcacatcagctgattgctgtgatgctttatccgtcagatatttcgcctgtcaaatagttcatttcgctgtatagttcacctcatgtagcctcGCGGTCATAATATCGCCATTTTCGAATCTGCAGAAGAATTGTGTCATGGAAACGGAATACTGTTtgcgaatctttttttttttgttctgcaaGACATCAGTAGGCATTTGAGACTGAACatgtaggggaaggtaggtaaagacggacactgcgggtaacatcgacacttctcataaatgcatcaaaatggttattttttgaaaaaatcaacaacgcAGCATCCTAACTTAAAgttaaacaacacatttgagaacaattttggcataatatatgcaaaattgatgaaatccacgaacaaaattaattttcaatcatGTGCATccttgtggatctaatttgactACTACGGATCTTAAGCTCTACACCctgtattgtttatatttccggatgttttatttcatgaatgagttgtcgtgatcattaatgaaaaaactgacgaaagaacgagaatgaaagcaatactaaatattgttttctggtgttttaaacatcctgacaccaaagcgggaaagacggacactttgttgtagggaaagatggacaccgaatttattaatttattttacttcttatatcaATTGGTGATAAATAGatttcttcaaatattttaaataagggTATTCCGAAGCTATAATCCAATCAGCAACTAGAGAAAGTATTGAAATaagcgagaaatgaaacaccggTCAAAATAGTACCCATTCGTTATGCTATTATTCGCTAGACGCTGATGAGGCGCTTCACGAAATCCAATATCTTGTCACgacttggacaactttaagcaataaaaagatgAGGCGTTGATACGACATCTTTCAGGAATAGATGAGAGATTCTATGGGTTTACAAATATTAATAGTTTAATGGAATTATACAATTATTAattgaaaatggttttaactATTAACTAGTCCCTACAAAATACTGGGGTCGTGGTATTTTCGCGGAGTAATTTCCTAAAAGGAAGTTCTAGACtgttgttctgtaagctggAGCAACGTCAGCTGTAAGTGCgcgatatttcaataatgctttaGATGCTGCATTCTAGGATACATTAGAAGCGGTGCTTACAATTCCTAAAACCACGGCTGAATGAATTCGTTGCAATAggccaagaattggtttataaACGTACCAGGACGTGGAAAGCGATAGAATTTCttaaaatattgtaaaacTCTTCACTTTCCAACGTTTTCTAcaggtgtccatcttacccttcatggcgcccatctttcccatatcaagtgtccgtcttacccgatcatttcaaaactgcacgaaaaaaatcatgtttttgattcatgaaaaaaatgcaaaaatctatggaaacttaaaagtttcaacacattttctaataaaacatgagtgtaagataatgtatgcacattttcatggtcgttgCACTTATACATCCctagatttttaccatttcccttaacgtgtccgtctttatCTTTACTGTGTGAGGGCTGGTTATTTATATTAATTTATACAAACTTTTCACAAATTTCGGAAAACAATTGAATGAACAATATCTTAAATGAGTATTCTATGATGCATTATAtgcacgattttttttattgcaatcacattttattttattaaaacacgATACCCTGGTATTATGGTGGCTTAGGCCCGTGGCAGTGCCCATcagatgcgattttatcggacgctgCTGTCACATGCTATTTTGGTTCATATTGCAATTATTTGTATGATTCCAATTGCTTCACTATTAAacgaaaattaatttcatgttGTTCctacattgacagataaaatatCGGATGTGACGATCCgacgaattaaaaaaaaaaatccgtcgtacgacgaaatcgcacctCCTACGTTATCTGttaaatcccatataaaatgttgacaggccttccgataTATTCCCATCCGACGAAGCAATACCATGGACtttaatgataataaaatcgaaaaaaagaaatgataaACCGTTTTCGATAAAGGTTGGTCAATCGTTCAACATgaaaaacatttcacaaaGAATGCTAATGTTACTAATAATTTTGTcaatacagtaggtgaccgctaactggatgtgttttaactggagtgctttttaactggaggttcgctaactggagttactctcagttaacgaacacttaaacgtcaaaacatgaaacatccggaatttcatgaagagaaatttgtcgcaaatgtgcatttttcatacaaatttagggtcttttgcctacgtttgctattaatttatgttattacacgaattactatactttatatcaacataaatgaaaaaaaagtttggtatgtttattccagccaacgccaatcaaaacaatcaattcacagaaacgtcactccagttagcgaacattgttcgttaactggagcttgtttacctctcagttagcggtcacctactgtaatTTGATGCAGAACAGGTATGACAGTGTAGTTATTATCTGTTCTATTATTTGTGGTAATGATGATACTATTTGTGattaaaaatttgaaaactgaGTAACACTGCTATAGCTATCTACTATATTCTATGGAAAATCACATCTAAATGACGTCACTGCGGATACTGTATAAACGAACGCAATTGCGTGTACGTTTTAgcttataaaaaaatcaaagaaagTCCTCTTCAGGTTAGAGAGTAGCGCCATACAACACTATATAGCAGATGCACCTTCTGCTGGACGGTGTGAAGATGACGTTATCACCACATTCAACCGGTATTATAATTGATTCGATTGAATGATGTGTGTTTGACTTTTGCTTAGTAATTCGAGCACCTGCCGCAGCATCTGCTGATTCTCCTCGATTGTTGATCGTAATTCTGCAATCTCTGTTGCAATGTTACCAATATAGTCATTATGTTCGTCTAGCTTATTGGTGAGACCATACAGCGATGGTGTGTCATAGACGTATCCAAACTTTGCTGTATGATCGTTATTTGCGCTGGCTACTCCCATTCCTGTGTTAGCAGCTCGGCGACAGTTGGATACACTACATCTACTATCTGTGCGTTTGTACGTTTTTGACTGCATCCCATTCACTATTAGTGCGTTTTTTTGAGTATCGTAAGACACATCACGACGTAGTGTTGAGAAACTCTTTCTGACATAGTGTTTTTTCTGCTTCGCTACCTCATATGCGGCCATCATAATATCCCGGGGAAGTCTTGTTTCACCGGGATTGAGAGGTTTGACGCTTAACACAACACGGTAAGCTTGTGGCGAGACCAGCGCCGTGTAGTAAAGTAAATTGCGCAGCCAGTTTGGTAGCCAACCATTAAAAAGAGCAGATTCGATGTAGGAAATCAGTTTCGTTTGCCGGACTAATTTTGAAAGACCGGCCGTTTTTTTCAATCCTTGTATATCGTGCACAGCTATACCAATGAGCAAGTTCATCAGAATGACTGtgacaaacaataaaaacagcacaaaagtAATCTGAGCGCTAATTTCAAGAAGAAACGGTGGATCCTTGCCATCAGGATCATTGATCAGTAATTCAAGGTCTTGTTCCCCCGTCATCATCACTAGTACAGTGATAAATCCCATGAAAGGATTagcaaatgaagaagaagatggaaaGATGACACAAAAGCTGATTGTGAAGCCAATCAACATACATGAATAGGCCATGAAAAGTTTGGCAAATTCAACCTGCACTTTGGTATACATAGCGACATACGCACCGAAAACGGGTAACTGACCGATCATAAGCATCAGATTCGTCCAACCAAGCAATACTGCAAAGGCTCCTACATGATTCTGCCAAGTGTAGGTCCTTTTAGTGTAGATATAAGAGATAACAAATACGCTCAGTATGATGAACCATTCGATCGCATTTTCTGTTTGTGTTACGTAATGTTTTAACGAAGTATAGCCAGTGATACCATAGATCTTACGACAAATTTCAATTGCTGTGATTGCCACTAGAACCATCCATTGCATCTCAATCACGAATGGGTTATTGCGTAGCATATCTCCAAAGATGGATTGTTTTTGACAAAGCTCCTGTTCCTGAATAGTTTCCTTCATGTCCTTGCTGCCGTTATAGCAATTATGCGCTAGTGCTGTGAGCACGTACAGTGTTAGAAAGAGCACAAATGTGAAACAGAAAAGCAATCGCGCGATGTAGTATTTGCGTATTTTGTTCCACTTAATGTAGAGAAAAGCTGAGCAGAGCGGATGTTGCAAAAATTCCTTTTGTCCATCGTCCACAAATGTATTTAGATAGCTAATTTCCCTTGGGTGGCAATGTTGCAGGATACTGCGAAA
This sequence is a window from Anopheles merus strain MAF chromosome 3R, AmerM5.1, whole genome shotgun sequence. Protein-coding genes within it:
- the LOC121596381 gene encoding 28S ribosomal protein S9, mitochondrial isoform X3, coding for MFSIVIRGLRSTFPRQSLVINTSSHFHRSIVYKAEDVERVQKAKISKAMKAYLERAKEYESCMETARLEYKLGKRHLANMMGADVETFTQQDIDQAVQYLFPSGLYDPAARPTMKPPEEFIPRKKGAEFDEAGRPFHPLFYTGRPNFFQLLFEVVENINKMNALEDSTRLKGKSLDSVGKKIDTTGSEWLPKELLEKKIVETISDIEYDNFISAMNRLEAHPLSDRVKDFVFEYRKPLISKLDNDTIPVPQQDEDGRQCVTIYECLRKTARGDVTLKFPGTGKIEVNGQDLRSVGNTQQREQHCWPFLTTISWMFLKIESASTNYYNNLSNVNGSGGRRSTCVSCITTINGFPPLNA
- the LOC121596381 gene encoding 28S ribosomal protein S9, mitochondrial isoform X2; this encodes MFSIVIRGLRSTFPRQSLVINTSAEDVERVQKAKISKAMKAYLERAKEYESCMETARLEYKLGKRHLANMMGADVETFTQQDIDQAVQYLFPSGLYDPAARPTMKPPEEFIPRKKGAEFDEAGRPFHPLFYTGRPNFFQLLFEVVENINKMNALEDSTRLKGKSLDSVGKKIDTTGSEWLPKELLEKKIVETISDIEYDNFISAMNRLEAHPLSDRVKDFVFEYRKPLISKLDNDTIPVPQQDEDGRQCVTIYECLRKTARGDVTLKFPGTGKIEVNGQDLRSVGNTQQREQVLFPLLFTKMYGKIDVTANVSGGGPSSQAGAVRWGIAMALRSFVDEDQIARMRVAGLLTRDYRRRERKKPGQAGARRKYTWKKR
- the LOC121596381 gene encoding 28S ribosomal protein S9, mitochondrial isoform X4; translated protein: MFSIVIRGLRSTFPRQSLVINTSSHFHRSIVYKAEDVERVQKAKISKAMKAYLERAKEYESCMETARLEYKLGKRHLANMMGADVETFTQQDIDQAVQYLFPSGLYDPAARPTMKPPEEFIPRKKGAEFDEAGRPFHPLFYTGRPNFFQLLFEVVENINKMNALEDSTRLKGKSLDSVGKKIDTTGSEWLPKELLEKKIVETISDIEYDNFISAMNRLEAHPLSDRVKDFVFEYRKPLISKLDNDTIPVPQQDEDGRQCVTIYECLRKTARGDVTLKFPGTGKIEVNGQDLRSVGNTQQREQVMGPVSS
- the LOC121596381 gene encoding 28S ribosomal protein S9, mitochondrial isoform X1; protein product: MFSIVIRGLRSTFPRQSLVINTSSHFHRSIVYKAEDVERVQKAKISKAMKAYLERAKEYESCMETARLEYKLGKRHLANMMGADVETFTQQDIDQAVQYLFPSGLYDPAARPTMKPPEEFIPRKKGAEFDEAGRPFHPLFYTGRPNFFQLLFEVVENINKMNALEDSTRLKGKSLDSVGKKIDTTGSEWLPKELLEKKIVETISDIEYDNFISAMNRLEAHPLSDRVKDFVFEYRKPLISKLDNDTIPVPQQDEDGRQCVTIYECLRKTARGDVTLKFPGTGKIEVNGQDLRSVGNTQQREQVLFPLLFTKMYGKIDVTANVSGGGPSSQAGAVRWGIAMALRSFVDEDQIARMRVAGLLTRDYRRRERKKPGQAGARRKYTWKKR